A genomic stretch from Kogia breviceps isolate mKogBre1 chromosome 1, mKogBre1 haplotype 1, whole genome shotgun sequence includes:
- the ETV3L gene encoding ETS translocation variant 3-like protein: MHCSCLAEGNPAITSRNFWISGEPPPGVPAVLQRCPRGLGSSGAALTALSTPGLAFPDWAYKAESSPGSRQIQLWHFILELLQKEEFRHVIAWQQGEYGEFVIKDPDEVARLWGRRKCKPQMNYDKLSRALRYYYNKRILHKTKGKRFTYKFNFSKLIVVSYPLWELQAPPALHLLLGGPALFRPALVPMGVQSELLHSMLFTHRAMAEQLAGQRTPQGPPEASGDKKGRGSIVHRLGSAPAPCRLSPCCHLGSPQDEPPSFASFTPPLPPPVPSDWPHLPGPFLPPVPARQHFPGSSMPDTLLPGPAGAPAARHFPGLPLLAGLAQGTGERLWLSSLRPEGLEVKPDPTMDPRQGFSSERQEPYIVEESPVSPNLENFKAVWPLDPP; this comes from the exons ATGCACTGCAGCTGCCTGGCTGAGGGCAACCCTGCCATCACCTCCCGTAACTTCTGGATCTCAGGTGAGCCTCCGCCAGGTGTCCCAGCTGTGCTCCAGCGGTGCCCCAGAGGCCTCGGGAGCAGTGGGGCGGCTCTCACTGccctctccaccccaggcctggcCTTCCCCGACTGGGCCTACAAAGCCGAGTCGTCCCCGGGCTCCCGGCAGATCCAGCTGTGGCACTTCATCCTGGAGCTGCTACAGAAGGAGGAGTTCCGCCATGTCATCGCCTGGCAGCAGGGAGAGTACGGGGAGTTTGTCATCAAGGATCCAGACGAGGTGGCCCGCCTCTGGGGCCGCAGGAAGTGCAAACCACAGATGAATTATGACAAGCTGAGCCGGGCCCTCAG ATATTACTACAATAAGAGGATCCTGCACAAGACCAAAGGCAAAAGGTTCACGTACAAGTTCAACTTCAGCAAGCTCATCGTAGTCAGCTACCCTCTGTGGGAGTTGCAGGCACCGCCAGCCCTCCACTTGCTGCTGGGGGGCCCTGCTCTGTTTCGACCAGCGCTGGTGCCCATGGGTGTACAGAGTGAG CTCCTGCATAGCATGCTGTTCACCCATCGGGCCATGGCAGAGCAGCTGGCTGGGCAGCGGACCCCTCAAGGACCACCAGAGGCCTCCGGGGACAAGAAGGGAAGAGGCAGCATTGTCCACC gaCTTGGCTCTGCCCCAGCCCCCTGCCGGCTCAGCCCTTGCTGCCATTTGGGGAGCCCCCAAGACGAGCCTCCCAGTTTTGCCTCCTTCACGcctcccctgccaccccctgTCCCCTCTGACTGGCCCCACCTCCCAGGGCCTTTTTTGCCCCCTGTCCCCGCAAGGCAGCACTTCCCAGGGTCTTCCATGCCTGACACCCTGCTCCCAGGACCTGCAGGGGCCCCAGCGGCCCGGCATTTTCCAGGCCTTCCTCTGTTGGCCGGGCTGGCGCAGGGGACTGGGGAGAGGCTCTGGCTCTCAAGCCTGAGGCCCGAGGGGCTGGAGGTAAAGCCTGATCCCACAATGGATCCCAGGCAGGGCTTCTCCTCAGAGAGGCAGGAACCCTACATTGTAGAGGAAAGTCCTGTGTCCCCCAATCTGGAGAACTTCAAAGCAGTGTGGCCCTTGGATCCTCCTTAA